From Trichoplusia ni isolate ovarian cell line Hi5 chromosome 11, tn1, whole genome shotgun sequence, the proteins below share one genomic window:
- the LOC113498583 gene encoding uncharacterized protein LOC113498583 isoform X1, whose amino-acid sequence MLASPVMEMQAEETPLALQRLWNLTRARLAGTSTALVEEPELVDSLPPAQEFEITPKALIPAPSDYESDGEEAFPELEIPEPVDVPTKGYWSESAYCKDVVLDASKLGDVPAVYRVPQHAPHQMPVIGVYIDPRVRTGFRYKVRPMQALDAPPLSVKPKYLFDGKALTLQSIGRGFARRLTFEPLGSKLNDNENYFWTDSRPEGFLFEIEAVSVGDKFTIYDANHEPQGILEVVQQQKSQVETDQKIYEDGSIDKKVKINTLCKVEWYENDGAIKLVPVTGVAILKKGRGNATVSRVINVAIGIKQLKKGYELKPGIESSSRRVTVNGSDMKDIPCQYSIVGLERYELPVIGTYVDPRIIPGFHYRVRPAGSRRHLFEGRSLLLQSVGMGYGKRITFKPDTLNAPENYFWSDSHPEGLGMETRAIHPGMKFSVTGNGGLLGEASVFRADLPQVEVKTEYVDVPGKRGKAVEKHVHVDVTCHVKLATTGGGSVDSEVHLMKVSGVAVVRKEPGQAQAKLTKVFNVGLDSQLNLLFAHSQTELTFHPLP is encoded by the exons ATGCTAGCCAGCCCAGTAATGGAAATGCAAGCTGAAGAGACTCCTCTGGCCCTGCAGCGGCTGTGGAACTTGACCCGCGCCCGTCTTGCCGGGACCTCCACCGCTCTGGTTGAGGAACCAGAACTGGTTGACTCTTTGCCACCTGCTCAG GAATTCGAGATTACTCCGAAAGCATTGATTCCTGCTCCTAGTGATTATGAAAGCGATGGCGAAGAAGCTTTCCCGGAGTTAGAAATACCT GAACCAGTAGATGTCCCGACCAAGGGATATTGGTCTGAAAGTGCGTACTGTAAGGATGTGGTGCTGGACGCGAGCAAGTTGGGCGATGTCCCCGCCGTATACCGGGTGCCGCAGCACGCTCCCCACCAGATGCCAGTTATTGGCGTGTACATCGATCCCCGCGTCAGAACCGGCTTCCGATACAAAGTTAGACCCATGCAG GCTCTGGATGCCCCTCCATTATCAGTGAAGCCGAAGTACTTGTTTGACGGCAAGGCTCTTACCCTGCAATCAATCGGACGTGGTTTTGCTCGTCGCCTCACATTTGAGCCTCTTGGATCAAAGCTGAATGACAATGAGAATTACTTCTGGACCGACTCCAGGCCTGAAGGATTTTTGTTCGAAATCGAGGCAGTGTCAGTCGGTGACAAGTTCACGATCTACGACGCCAACCATGAGCCTCAGGGAATCTTGGAAGTTGTTCAGCAGCAG aagaGCCAAGTTGAAACTGACCAGAAAATTTATGAAGACGGATCCATTGACAAGAAAGTGAAAATCAACACCCTTTGCAAGGTTGAGTGGTATGAAAATGATGGCGCTATTAAGTTGGTTCCTGTGACCGGTGTGGCTATCCTGAAGAAGGGAAGAGGAAATGCGACTGTATCGCGAGTGATTAACGTCGCTATTGGCATCAAGCAGCTCAAGAAGGGATATGAACTTAAGCCCGGCATTGAATCCTCATCCAGAAGGGTGACTGTCAATGGCAGTGATATGAAAGACATTCCATGCCAGTATAGCATTGTTGGATTAGAGAGATACGAACTCCCTGTCATCGGTACTTATGTAGATCCCCGCATCATTCCTGGTTTCCATTACCGTGTGAGGCCCGCTGGCAGTCGGCGCCACCTTTTCGAAGGCCGCAGCCTGCTGCTGCAGTCCGTCGGCATGGGATACGGAAAGCGCATCACCTTCAAACCCGACACGCTTAACGCACCCGAAAACTACTTCTGGTCCGACTCACACCCTGAAGGTCTTGGTATGGAGACACGTGCTATTCATCCAGGAATGAAGTTCTCCGTCACAGGAAATGGG ggACTGTTGGGAGAAGCTAGCGTCTTCCGCGCTGATCTGCCCCAGGTGGAAGTGAAGACAGAATATGTGGATGTACCAGGGAAGCGAGGAAAGGCAGTTGAGAAGCACGTGCATGTGGACGTCACCTGTCACGTGAAGCTGGCCACCACCGGCGGCGGCTCCGTGGACTCCGAAGTCCATCTCATGAAGGTGTCGGGAGTGGCCGTCGTGCGCAAGGAGCCCGGCCAGGCCCAGGCCAAACTAACTAAAGTCTTCAACGTGGGTCTGGATTCCCAGTTGAACCTTCTGTTTGCCCACTCACAGACCGAGCTCACCTTCCATCCTCTGCCCTAA
- the LOC113498583 gene encoding uncharacterized protein LOC113498583 isoform X2, producing MHHAVKASFDESDNLSDIFEEPEWIEEPVDVPTKGYWSESAYCKDVVLDASKLGDVPAVYRVPQHAPHQMPVIGVYIDPRVRTGFRYKVRPMQALDAPPLSVKPKYLFDGKALTLQSIGRGFARRLTFEPLGSKLNDNENYFWTDSRPEGFLFEIEAVSVGDKFTIYDANHEPQGILEVVQQQKSQVETDQKIYEDGSIDKKVKINTLCKVEWYENDGAIKLVPVTGVAILKKGRGNATVSRVINVAIGIKQLKKGYELKPGIESSSRRVTVNGSDMKDIPCQYSIVGLERYELPVIGTYVDPRIIPGFHYRVRPAGSRRHLFEGRSLLLQSVGMGYGKRITFKPDTLNAPENYFWSDSHPEGLGMETRAIHPGMKFSVTGNGGLLGEASVFRADLPQVEVKTEYVDVPGKRGKAVEKHVHVDVTCHVKLATTGGGSVDSEVHLMKVSGVAVVRKEPGQAQAKLTKVFNVGLDSQLNLLFAHSQTELTFHPLP from the exons ATGCATCACGCTGTGAAAGCTTCCTTTGATGAAAGCGATAACCTATCGGATATTTTTGAAGAACCAGAATGGATAGAA GAACCAGTAGATGTCCCGACCAAGGGATATTGGTCTGAAAGTGCGTACTGTAAGGATGTGGTGCTGGACGCGAGCAAGTTGGGCGATGTCCCCGCCGTATACCGGGTGCCGCAGCACGCTCCCCACCAGATGCCAGTTATTGGCGTGTACATCGATCCCCGCGTCAGAACCGGCTTCCGATACAAAGTTAGACCCATGCAG GCTCTGGATGCCCCTCCATTATCAGTGAAGCCGAAGTACTTGTTTGACGGCAAGGCTCTTACCCTGCAATCAATCGGACGTGGTTTTGCTCGTCGCCTCACATTTGAGCCTCTTGGATCAAAGCTGAATGACAATGAGAATTACTTCTGGACCGACTCCAGGCCTGAAGGATTTTTGTTCGAAATCGAGGCAGTGTCAGTCGGTGACAAGTTCACGATCTACGACGCCAACCATGAGCCTCAGGGAATCTTGGAAGTTGTTCAGCAGCAG aagaGCCAAGTTGAAACTGACCAGAAAATTTATGAAGACGGATCCATTGACAAGAAAGTGAAAATCAACACCCTTTGCAAGGTTGAGTGGTATGAAAATGATGGCGCTATTAAGTTGGTTCCTGTGACCGGTGTGGCTATCCTGAAGAAGGGAAGAGGAAATGCGACTGTATCGCGAGTGATTAACGTCGCTATTGGCATCAAGCAGCTCAAGAAGGGATATGAACTTAAGCCCGGCATTGAATCCTCATCCAGAAGGGTGACTGTCAATGGCAGTGATATGAAAGACATTCCATGCCAGTATAGCATTGTTGGATTAGAGAGATACGAACTCCCTGTCATCGGTACTTATGTAGATCCCCGCATCATTCCTGGTTTCCATTACCGTGTGAGGCCCGCTGGCAGTCGGCGCCACCTTTTCGAAGGCCGCAGCCTGCTGCTGCAGTCCGTCGGCATGGGATACGGAAAGCGCATCACCTTCAAACCCGACACGCTTAACGCACCCGAAAACTACTTCTGGTCCGACTCACACCCTGAAGGTCTTGGTATGGAGACACGTGCTATTCATCCAGGAATGAAGTTCTCCGTCACAGGAAATGGG ggACTGTTGGGAGAAGCTAGCGTCTTCCGCGCTGATCTGCCCCAGGTGGAAGTGAAGACAGAATATGTGGATGTACCAGGGAAGCGAGGAAAGGCAGTTGAGAAGCACGTGCATGTGGACGTCACCTGTCACGTGAAGCTGGCCACCACCGGCGGCGGCTCCGTGGACTCCGAAGTCCATCTCATGAAGGTGTCGGGAGTGGCCGTCGTGCGCAAGGAGCCCGGCCAGGCCCAGGCCAAACTAACTAAAGTCTTCAACGTGGGTCTGGATTCCCAGTTGAACCTTCTGTTTGCCCACTCACAGACCGAGCTCACCTTCCATCCTCTGCCCTAA